One Serinicoccus chungangensis genomic window carries:
- a CDS encoding ABC transporter ATP-binding protein: MSAHASSAPVPRPVADRAVLRRGLRVIWGGMRAQRRPVSVAVVGSVLWAAATVGTAGAIGWLTAEVVEPAVGARRIEAAGLWTIFGVLVAVLVVNVTGVILRRVYATIAGFNLQADYRQRVTRQYLRLPLSWHHAHPSGQLLSNAHADVEATWQVFNPLPMAIGVIFMLVIAGTMMVLVDPLLAVLGLLVFPGLFAANLVFQRVMSPRITRAQQLRAEVAEVAHESFEAGLVVKAMGREDQETARFRAKTYELRDALILVGRTRGVFEPVIEAIPTLGTLAVLGVGTWQVSRGDLDAADVVQMAYLFSILAFPVRALGWVLAEIPRSVVGHDRVQHVLQAEGGMSYGSSALPGGDPASSRLAGVTYAHVGEERPTIRGVSLDVPSGGTVALVGPTGSGKSTLANLTLRLVDADTGSVRLDGVEARDLARGQLPASAALVAQQTFMFDDTVRGNITLGEDSDDEAVWESLRIAQADEFVRSLPAGLDTVIGERGGTLSGGQRQRIALARSIWRRPRLLVLDDATSAVDPSVEQAILTGLREARGGMTVLVVAYRLATILLADEVVYMEHGAVVDQGSHGELLGRCRGYADLVQAYSREAAERAAVTRQEEGA; this comes from the coding sequence ATGTCCGCCCATGCCTCCAGCGCGCCGGTTCCGCGTCCCGTTGCCGACCGAGCCGTGCTGCGGCGGGGGCTGCGGGTCATCTGGGGCGGCATGCGCGCCCAGCGACGGCCCGTCTCGGTCGCGGTGGTGGGCTCGGTCCTGTGGGCCGCGGCGACGGTGGGCACCGCCGGCGCGATCGGCTGGCTGACCGCCGAGGTGGTCGAGCCCGCCGTCGGCGCCCGGCGCATCGAGGCGGCCGGGCTGTGGACCATCTTCGGGGTGCTCGTGGCCGTCCTGGTCGTCAACGTGACCGGGGTGATCCTGCGTCGGGTCTACGCCACGATCGCCGGCTTCAACCTGCAGGCCGACTACCGCCAGCGGGTGACCCGCCAGTACCTCCGGCTGCCGCTGTCGTGGCACCACGCCCACCCCTCGGGGCAGCTGCTGTCCAACGCGCACGCCGACGTGGAGGCCACCTGGCAGGTGTTCAACCCGCTGCCGATGGCGATCGGCGTCATCTTCATGCTCGTCATCGCGGGCACCATGATGGTGCTCGTCGACCCGCTGCTGGCGGTGCTGGGTCTGCTCGTCTTCCCGGGCCTGTTCGCCGCCAACCTCGTCTTCCAGCGGGTCATGTCGCCGCGCATCACCCGGGCCCAGCAGTTGCGCGCCGAGGTGGCGGAGGTGGCGCACGAGTCCTTCGAGGCCGGCCTCGTGGTCAAGGCGATGGGGCGGGAGGACCAGGAGACGGCGCGCTTCCGGGCCAAGACCTACGAGCTGCGCGACGCGCTCATCCTCGTCGGCCGCACCCGCGGCGTGTTCGAGCCGGTCATCGAGGCGATCCCCACGCTGGGCACGCTCGCCGTGCTCGGGGTCGGCACGTGGCAGGTGTCGCGGGGCGACCTCGACGCGGCCGACGTCGTGCAGATGGCCTACCTCTTCTCCATCCTCGCCTTCCCGGTCCGTGCGCTGGGCTGGGTGCTGGCGGAGATCCCCCGTTCCGTGGTGGGGCACGACCGGGTGCAGCACGTGCTGCAGGCCGAGGGGGGTATGTCGTACGGCAGCTCCGCGCTGCCCGGAGGCGACCCTGCCTCGTCCCGCCTCGCCGGGGTGACCTACGCCCACGTGGGCGAGGAGCGTCCGACGATCCGGGGCGTCAGCCTCGACGTCCCGTCGGGCGGCACCGTCGCCCTCGTCGGCCCGACGGGGTCGGGCAAGAGCACCCTGGCCAACCTCACCCTGCGGCTCGTCGACGCCGACACCGGCTCGGTCCGCCTCGACGGCGTCGAGGCGCGCGACCTCGCCCGGGGGCAACTGCCGGCCAGCGCCGCGCTGGTGGCCCAGCAGACCTTCATGTTCGACGACACGGTCCGGGGCAACATTACCCTCGGTGAGGACTCCGACGACGAGGCCGTCTGGGAGTCGCTGCGCATCGCCCAGGCCGACGAGTTCGTGCGCTCCCTGCCGGCCGGCCTGGACACCGTCATCGGCGAGCGTGGCGGGACGCTCTCCGGCGGGCAGCGGCAGCGCATCGCCCTCGCCCGGTCCATCTGGCGCCGGCCACGGCTGCTGGTGCTGGACGACGCCACCAGCGCCGTCGACCCGTCCGTGGAGCAGGCCATCCTCACCGGCCTGCGCGAGGCCCGGGGCGGCATGACCGTCCTCGTCGTCGCCTACCGCCTGGCGACGATCCTCCTCGCCGACGAGGTGGTCTACATGGAGCACGGAGCCGTGGTGGACCAGGGGTCGCACGGCGAGCTGCTGGGCCGGTGCCGGGGCTACGCCGACCTGGTCCAGGCCTACTCGAGGGAGGCGGCCGAGCGGGCCGCCGTGACGCGGCAGGAGGAGGGCGCATGA